Genomic DNA from Porites lutea chromosome 4, jaPorLute2.1, whole genome shotgun sequence:
GATCGACAGTACTTTGAAACTTAAGcttccattgacagctgtccaTTCTAgtagaaaaattccacttttgtagcagaatttaattcaagtctgaaaatttctcgggggggctCGAGCCCCCCCTGCACCTCCCCCTGCTACGGGCCTAGAACAGTTGGGGctggaaagggggggggggcggttcAGAGTTAAATTGACAGGTCATTTACTTAAATACATAAATACAAAGTTAATGGTATTTCCTTAAATAGGCCACTgcaaaaaataccataatattctcaaattgaaaattaagaGTACAGTAGAggctcttgtaagcaaccacctaGGAAACTGGAAAAAGTGGTTTTAACTAGAGCTGGTTGCTTAAGAGAATGAGCTCTCATAATGGACTGCATGGTAAAACAACAGAGGGTGGTGGCTTACGAGAGTTTCAggaactcattaataattcattaaaaaaaacaaaagaaatactgAGTGGTTTcttatgagagcttaaaaacaatggaatatTTGAGTTCAGTTGGGTAATCCCAAAACTGGTCTCGGTCACTTATGGGAGCAGTCACTTATGAGAGCTTTTCATAACAAAGTTTAAGTTGCAGCTCAAACGAggtttcacaaaggtggtcATTACTAGAGCTCGTTGCTTTTAAGAGCAGTTGCAAGGAGAGCCTCGACTGTATTATATATATGGTGGCCTACAGTAAACTGAAAATTGTGTTACGAAATGGTCAATAACATATTGAAATCACATAATAGGTGCAATCAAGATGATCCAAGTATGGACATCATTTTTCTCAGAATTTGTTGGGATGGTGGTAAAAAGCACAGAGTTTAGCCATGTTCTTTTTCTGTAGGATATATAAAAATACGAAAATTTTCTGTCACAAATTGAGCTTTTGGCCAGTGTACTAGCATGTACTAGTATGTAGTGTTTCCTCTTTTTAGATTTGGCAAATAAAAAATCTACTTCTTCTGACTTGCtaatacttatctgctggaGAGTgagttatccagtggatagtgttaaCCAGTGTTACAACAACCGGAGGAGAGTGTTATCTGTtaaggccgtaggccgaggcggataacaccctccttgatctccataattcttcataagatactcagcctcattcattaactgttaattaattGATCAACAACCACATGTAAATAATGACGTTTCATTTTGGTTTCAGCTGGAATTTGGGGGCTGGTAAATAATGCAGGAATTTTATATTTATCCCCAATTGAATGGACACCTCTTGATGTCTTCAAACGAAGTGCAGATGTTAATTTATGGGGGATGATTGATGTCACAAAAGCCTTCCTGCCACTGATCAAGAAATCCAAAGGAAGAGTAGTGAATCTTTCAAGCGCGGCAGGTTAAGTTTCCTTGCTAGTTGAATTATATAGTTGGGGTtccacttctttttctttttttctgtctgGGGGTACATTAATGTATGACATGactttaaaacaaagaaaaataaaagccatGTGGGAACTGTTTCTAAAAGCTAAAATCCAAAAAaggtttataaaaaaaaaaaaatgctctaaGTTGATTCCGCATTTTATCAATCAATTCTAAATGTAGAGTTTACGATTCCTAATCAATCTGTTCCTTTGGCTTTGGGTATACCAAGAGTATTCTTTGGCTATGGGTATATTCTGGGTATACACGGGGTTTACTTTGGGTATACCCTGGGTTTACTTTAGGTATTTTCTGGGTATACTTGGGGATTACTTTGTATGTATACTATGAGTATACTATACTCAGGGTATACTTGGAGTATACCAAGGGTATACTCGGGGTATGCTATTGGTATTCTCTGGGTAATATTCTAGGTATATCCTGGGTATACTCTGGATATACTGTGGATATACCCTGGTTATACTATGTATTACTACCGCTCTGCATGTATTCTGTGCCTGCAATGTAGCCATGTGTTTTTGAAACCTGATTCACTGTAAGTTTGTCATTTTAGAACTTACAACAGTCAGTAcgtttttttgtattattttcgGATGTTTATTTTTGAACTTTTGAATGCTGAACTCATTCTTATATAATTATTGGCTTACATTTTGGTTTTAGAAAACCTAACTCATGCATATGATATGGTAGTGAATTCATTTGGACCTACTTGAACTTCAATGTATTTTGGACTTGACACAGTCATTTGGATCTGGATCTATTCGAAATGTGGAATGAGTGTTTTCTCTGGGTATACTCAGGGTATACTATGGGTATGTTCTTAGTATATTCTGGGTATTCTATGGGTATACTCTGAGTATACTCTGGGTATACTTTGGAGAAGAAGGTTTCTGATCAAGTAGAAGAAGGGACATGGAATGTTTCAATCTCTTATCCCTTATCATTGCAGGACTTATTTCTCCTGCTTTTTATGGATCTTACTCTGTGACCAAATATGGAGTGGAGGCTTTTTCTGATGCCCTGAGGCATGAAATGTATCCCTGGGGAATAAAAGTTAGCATGCTAGAACCTGGATCCCATACAACTAATATATGTGCTCCTGATATGTTTGAGCAACAGCTGAAAAAAGGATGGAACCAACTGAGTGATGTGGTTAAAGATGAGTATGGGGAAGAATACCTAAGTACAGGTGAGTTTGATGATAAACCAGCCTCATGCAGAAGGTAGCTCTTTGGACAGATGTTGATTGCCGGggtgaaaattgcaaaaaagaGCTTGCTTATTATGGAAGCTGTTGTTGAAGTTTTTCCTAGCCCAGCCAATCCCCTTCTTAGTTGCAGCAAATGTTGCTTGCCCATTGTATGTTACTTATTATCAAAGCATCCTAGCCTTTTAGACTGTTTCTTTAGCCCTTGTTTATTGAACAGCTCTTTTGTTATGCTCTGATGGCTATCATACAAAATGGGGAGGATTCCATAAGCAAGCCTTGAAAGAATGTTTGCGTCTATAAAGGGGAAAGTACTAGGTAAATTAGGCAGTAAGGTATATATTATTGTTAAAATTTGTACGGACTGGTTACTGTCTCTCGcttacaatcttggacagaataaaaaggattgtccaagattgtagatgATATACGCTGAGGATACACCCGGCAGATTCTTGGAAACTGCTTATCTGCCCTTCCCCTGTTGCAACATTTTGCCTTATGGGAGACATTAGTGTTAACATTGGGTtgggggaagggtaggtgggtagtttcccagaatctTATACTGACCAACCCTGTGTTGGACTAATGCATCCTCTCCACAGGGACAGGTAAAGTCCTCCTAAGTAATTTGTGCTACTGAATTAAAATTAGCTGTTCCTATAACGTGCTTGAGTTTCCTTAGCTCAAGATATTCTTTACCTATCTTAGTTATGAATTGTcattatattaaataaattGAGAGGGTACCTGAAATAAAACCCTAAGTGTCTTCACTTGTAATTCGACCTTCCAATTTGCTGTGCATAATGCTTATAAATAGAAGGGAGATTTTGATATTAGATCAAGGGCCTTATTCCACACACCTCTTTGGCTGACATTACAAGGTCGGCAAATCATTGGAAAAATTTCCAGGGACTGTATTAAGTCTCCCAACTTATGCAGAGCTCATGTAGATTCTTTGCATTTCAGTTTTTGAATTTCGATGACATTGTATTCAAGTGAGCATAAATTTACACATCTTCTTTCTACTTTTTCCTGTGTAGGGATTGACATTGTGAAGAATATATATCGTTCTTCAAATATCAGCCAAGTTGTTAATGCTATGGTAGATGCGCTGACATCAGATCCTCCACTTGACCGTTACATAGTTGGTATAGATGCACGTGGTCTCCAATTATTGTCATATCTACCAACATCTATTGCTGACTTTCTCTTCCATTTAATACTGGCAAGAAAACTTGCTCCACCAAAAGGACCTCTGAAATAACTGATTATTTACAATTGTAGGGACTttaaacaacgacaacagcaaCTCCAATACCGAGAAAAAGACTGGGCAGATAATGTGGTTCAGTCttgcagaatttttttctcccATGCGGTTTAATCTCTATATTTTCATCCCCCAAAATACTGAAAAGTACTCTTACCTTCCCTAGATGCTATTTGATGCTAaatttacaaaatgtttgcaaaaatgcgaaggaaaattaaagtttagtACTCATGTTTGGTCACAACAGCAAAATACCAATTCTCATGTTGCAACATGACAGCAAAGGCAGGTGTTTTTCCTACCAGACATGTGCATTTAGTGGTTTGGGTTTACCCTGCGGACTTTTACGATGTCACTTTTACGTTGTCACGCTTAAAGTCCCTAGAGTTGTATGACTGCAccttaaattacatttttcaaaaaaatgtatttattcaTTACAATAACACTACTATTGTTTtcttaataatattataattctCATTAAGACTAAGAGGTATGTTTTTTATGTCACAATTATAACagtgataaaattttaaaagttttcaaacGCACAAAGTGTTCTAAGTACTAAATATGTTTACATACTCAGTAAAAATGCACAAGAGAATAGGCTAataaaaaatacagcaaaagttgaaagaacatTATTAGTAACCTTTTGAACTAATTATATATCCATTTACAGTTAAtgcaaaaaagtacaaaaattaaaaaagtttcatgtACATAGCAATAATTTAATAGTTCACAATGCAATTTGCGTTAATCGATAATGATGGAGATTAAGCAGATGTACATGCTATCATTGCTTCACTAAAATAGTTCTTTCAAGGTCTCATGCAATGTAAGACCACAAATATTCACAACATTTACAGTAACATAATTTTTTAATGAAGATGTTcaacttgttgaaaaaaattaggTGGACATTATACTTTTGCTGCTGTCAtacagggctgagttgctcaaagcatggttagctttaaccattggttaagcagtatcaaaaccaatacgttgtcaaggtattaaatgctggttaacgctaaccatgcttcgaacaactgggcccaggtcgCTACTGATTTTCAGGAACTTTGGTACATGCCAGTATTCTCATGAATTATCCTTATTCTCAATTATTTATTACTAGGCTAATATTATTCTGTTTTGGTTAAAACTGTGAGATTTGAAAAATTGGGCTTAACATCTGATAGTAATAAAATTGTCCTAGTGAAGGGCATCTAAATTATCACAAAACATACTCTGTCATGGTAATTACTGTGTAGTAAAATGTACAGTACTAAATGTCACTTCTCCACACTACAGCCATTGTGTTTGTTACCAAGGTGAATGTTGTGCAGAAGTTAAACTATAAGAACTGAAACCTGATGAACTCTTGAGTGAGCAGGAATTAAGAAAAGCATTTAGAGTCGGACTGTGCTAAAGATGCCAGTAAATTCTCACATGATCATGTGTCtcttattgttttgttattaaattAATCATGTTGAATGTAAAAACCTTGATCCTCATAGACCCAGGGTCTAGCCAAAAAAGTACACAAATCGTACCCGTAAGTGTTTCGAACTGGTTCAAAAGTAAGAAGGAGAGCCTACAGGCTTCACATTCTGCTCATTTTGGGAAAAATATTCTGATTTTGGTTGAATTTTACCTATTggtataaaattattttgttcccATTAGCTTTCAAGAGGAATCCAGGAGAAATGAAAGACAGAACAGGACTCCTGGCTGTGCTGAGGGAGAGAGCTTGTCTAGGGAGATAAAagatttgtttcttttgaaaTGCACATGGAAGCCAGATGCACAGACTTTTTTACTCATCTCAATGAATAAGTTACTTATAGGGCCAGTAACAAGGCAGAAAAGGATAAACTTCATCATTTGATATAACATGgtatttcttcttttagttGAACAAATGTAAAAAAGGCTGACATAAAAGTTTTGAACCATAAGTTTCCAACAATGGGGTAGTACATACGTGTGTGGTGAGGATATATTTTATTATcactatttttacttttttaataaCAAAGATACAAAACAAGAATAGACATTTCACATTTCCAAGCATCTATACTATTCATAACTTAAGGTTTTCAGTAATTTAGCAAACTCTGAAACCGAGACGCACATGATTCTTCTTAATGGCAGACATGCATGCATGGGACATAGCCTATCTTAAGAAAGTGATAATAATGGTGGTAATGCATACATTCAAATAAAATTCTTTCAAGATTTCACAAGTAAGTTACATAAAAAGCAATATTTCTTACCTCTCATACTACTAGTTATTATAATAATACATTCTTGCTAAGAATCAAGAAAATCTTTCTTGAGACAACAGAACTGCTTGCCCACACTTCTTGGGAAAATATTGCAGATATTCATTACAACTAAAGCTTGCTGAACTATAAAACATACACTGAGAATGAAATCAAACCACTTATACTGACATACAGTAATCTTTTGTGCTTAGAGTCAAAATTATTGTTcaataaacattattttaaggctGAAGTAATATATTGTGTGGCAACAGAAGTGCACGCGagcagttttgttgttttgtattgTTGGGCACTTGTAAAATCAGTCAAACCCTTGCCAGTCACTATACTCTTCATCTTCTTTCTCGGGATGCTGAATGCATCTTATATTGTCCTTTAGCATAGGAGTTCCCTTGCGTAATCCAATGCATCGTGCGTGAAGGACGATCACAAATTCCTCACCAGCttcatttttcaaaacaaatttgtcCCTAAGGAGGCCTTCCTTGTGTCCATCTAACTCTAGTGTGATTTCATGTCCTTTATTATCTCCTAAAATCGTAATAAGCAAAAATTGCTTTAAATACAAAGACAAGTGGGGAAGAATGATTTTTTGAAATACATAGGCTGCTGGCAGTGTTCATTCTAAGCTCTGTTTTTGTGCAATTCATGCGCTACAATAATATTGGTGGTAACATTTCTGGGCAGTGATGTTACACCTTTGGCCATGTCTTCTTCATCCTTATTTCATCTGTGCTTCAACGGGGAACTTGGTGACAGGGATGTCTGGCTGAATGTGTTGGCAGCATGCGCAGTGGGGTGTTCTAGCACCTTGGGGTGttttttcaataataattgCAACCCCTGTGCCCCTTGCGCATGTCCCCTCTTTTTGTGACTCAGgcataaacaaagaaaagaaattaaagtacACTGAGTATAGCAGTTAATTTGTGTGTCATTAGCTTTCAAATGCCCACTGTGGAGACAGTATTTTTAGTTCTTGGGAATACATGCACTTAAGTTGCTGCCGGGTAGAAAGGTACTAAGCTGCTGTAAAGAGGTTACAACTAGAGTGAGACTATGGAAAGACCCCAGAACAAAACAAGTGGCTATTTTGTTAGTTGGCCATAGTGGACAAGTGGCTGTTAGTGGAAATTAATTCGACTTCCGCTTTGGTCATTTTTGGTTGACATGGACCAATGCATATTATCCTTCCTGGACCCATTTAACTTTCCATTTATGCTATAAGGATTAGATTGTAATTACCAAAATCAGCGAGGATAGATCTCTGCACTGATTCCTCATTTAGCAAATTTTGAACAATCCTGACAGAGTAACAGACTTAGACAGAAAAGCAGCATTTGGGGAAAATATCCACAGCCAATTTGCTCTTCACCTACTACTGGTACTCTTTGCAGATTAAATTTGTCCCTATCTTGGAAGGAAAGCCAGCCAAATTTTCCAAGCAAAAGAAGGACAAgaaagtgggcaacaaaactgtCCATAAAAAGAAAGGCATGAAAAAAGATCGCACGAAAGGTATGATAAATCACACGAAAAAAGACTGCAATAGATTCACAAAAAAAGGTCCAAATTTGGCTTATGGACATGCAAAAATGCGTTTTTTTCCCCTCATAAATGGCTGACAGGAGATGGTTAATAAATTAACTCACCTAAATTTTTTATACTTCCTACAGCAATGAAAGGAGTGTTAATTGAGTGTGTTAATGATTTGGACTCAGGTGACACAGGGAGAGTGAACTGTATTTCATACTTGTGCTTGTGTTGTAGAAAACCCAGGTGAACATTTACTGTTGTTTTACCATGAACCTTTTTTGTTTGCAACTGTATTTCTGTATTTGCGGTCATATCTTCTGGAAAATGTACATGGTGACCTGCAAAGCaacataataataaataactggTTAAGTACAGTTTGACTGCAGGCAAAGTTTATTTCATCAAATAAATCCCTGTGCTCAAGAAAGCACTCTTCCCCGCCACCAAAAAACTAGCagatactgtaaaattccaaaaattagccgctccatgtataagcccctccaaatataagccccccaaaccggtaacgcaaaaaaccctccgttgcccttaaatacaaagtgaaacaaagccaaaaaggtaaatttacttccaactataaggccagcccaatcgattttgaaatgaaaatttccctccgaagataagcccctccaaaaataagctcctcaaaaagggcctttgaaaaatataaaccctggggcttattttcagaattttaggGTAAGTCCTCCCTACTGTCTCTGACCCCTCACTTTCTTAACATAATCAGGATATCTTAAGGAAAGCCTCTTTTCatctaatttttattttctttacaatATTGGAAGAGTTTCTCTATTCCTTATTTCCAGTGTAAAATTTCCCACCATTACCACAATCCTGATACATTTAATCACCTAACACTGATGTCAAACATACGTTTTGATAAGGATTCAAATTCCTGGAATCATCTTCTGAGACTCAGTGACAGATAGTTGGAAAAGATCTACCAGTGGTGGTCACTGGTGTTACAGTGACATGGGCATCCCCACGTTTTGGGAAACCCATTCCCAAAAacctagtgatatgggcatcctcTGTAACCCTAACCCCGTATCACTAGGGTtggggaatggggatgcccatatcactgtgacagtGGCTTTTGCTAAGGAGAAATATAACGGTTTTtcacaaattatttttgaaagattcaGGTCTATTCTCACTGTATCTTGAATTGTATGCTTGATGCATACGTGTTCGCTATCATGAACCCGCAGAATGGATTGGAACTGATAGTTTGACCTCAGCGTTTTCGAAAAAGTTGCGTTTTCATCTGCACACGTACACGCGAAAACAGCGTTTTGAAAAagttccactctggagagcgttttcgaaaagtTCCGTTTTCATTGATCGTTTTCATCGGATACTTGTGGACGGAAGCCGTTTCCGTAAAGAAGAAGTTGCGTTTTCGAATCAGAACGGATACTTGTGGACAGAGCCttagttagccgaataggtctatttatGAAAATGACACGACAAATTATTTAT
This window encodes:
- the LOC140933701 gene encoding short-chain dehydrogenase/reductase family 9C member 7-like, which encodes MEVTSSLSVSSWLLLLIIGLLTICLLKSLLPKRSIDIRGKYVLITGCDSGFGRATAIRLDEMGVRVLATCLTSDGEKGLKSVTSDRLKTFQMDVTNSQQINEVFEEVKKEVACAGIWGLVNNAGILYLSPIEWTPLDVFKRSADVNLWGMIDVTKAFLPLIKKSKGRVVNLSSAAGLISPAFYGSYSVTKYGVEAFSDALRHEMYPWGIKVSMLEPGSHTTNICAPDMFEQQLKKGWNQLSDVVKDEYGEEYLSTGIDIVKNIYRSSNISQVVNAMVDALTSDPPLDRYIVGIDARGLQLLSYLPTSIADFLFHLILARKLAPPKGPLK
- the LOC140933702 gene encoding adipose-secreted signaling protein-like, producing the protein MAEGHHHGAIHEEEDSEDGHHVHFPEDMTANTEIQLQTKKVHGKTTVNVHLGFLQHKHKYEIQFTLPVSPESKSLTHSINTPFIAVGSIKNLGDNKGHEITLELDGHKEGLLRDKFVLKNEAGEEFVIVLHARCIGLRKGTPMLKDNIRCIQHPEKEDEEYSDWQGFD